From Bacillota bacterium:
CGCCTCGATGCGCTTGGCCAGGCTCACCTCGTTCTCCGCGGTCAGCAGGGGCACCTTCCCGATCTCCTTGAGGTACATCCTGACAGGGTCGTCAATGGCCACGCCCTCGGGAACGGAAAGGTCCACCTCATCCCCAGGCTCTTGCTCCCTCTCGGCCAAGGGAGGAGTCTCGTCCCGGTCGGGGATCTCGCCGACCACCTCAATGCCCAGCTCACTGAGGGTGTCGTATACCTCCTCGATCTGCTCAGGGGTGAGCGCGATGCCCTGGAGGGAATCCATGATCTCCTGGTAGCTCAGGACACCCCTCTTCTTTCCCCTGTCTATGAGTTCCCTTAGTCCCTCGATCTTTAGCACGTGCATTACCAACCTCTCATCCTTCTAGGCTGAGCCCTTCAATCCCCTAACGATCCCCTGGTACTCCTCGAGAAGCCGGGTATCCGGGAGTAGCCCATCCGCCTCAGCACTTCTTATGGCCTGCTGGATCTCATTGAGCCTCGCCAAGGCCTTTCTCTTCTCCAGCGTCGCCAGGCAGTCCCGTACAGCCTTCAGTGGGTCCGTGTACTCAATAGACTCCACGGAGATCCTGGTGAGGAGCATGCCCTCCTCCCCAGATAGCATGTCCAGCAACGCCGGTGGAGTCGACCTCTTGCCCTCCACGGCGTAGAGCGCCTTGGCTATGGCCCCACACCTGGAGTCTTTGAAGCCATCGCCGAGATGCTCCCGCACCATTGGTATTGTCTCCGGGTACTGCAACATCAGTCGTACCAGGTCCAGTTCTACCCGCTCTCCGGCGAAGTCCCCGCCAGTCTTTTTTCCTGTCTCTGCATTATCTACTCTATTATGCCTGTCAAGAACCTTTTTATGCCGCCCGGCCCTGTGCTTGTTCACCTCCGCCCCGAGGGCGGCCTCCTCGACCCCCAACCGCGCGGCCACCATTCTTATGTAAGATGATCTCTCAACGGCGTTTCTTATGCGACCAAGCACTGGCACCATTTCCTCGCTGACCTTGACCTTCCCCTCCACTGTCTTGGTGCCCACACCCTTAATGGACCTGGCCAGCCGGTACTCCACCAGGGGGAGGGCCTGGTCAAGCACAGCCTCCAGCGCCTCCTTGCCCCCCTGCCTTACTATGTCATCGGGATCCTGGCCTTCCGGCAGCGTCGCCACCTTCACCCGGCACCCCATGGCACTGAACACATCCAGGCCCCTCAGTGTCGCTGCCTCCCCGGCGGCATCGGCGTCATAGGCCATGACTGCCTCCTCCACATACCGCAGGACCAGCCGGGCCTGCTCCTCAGTGAGGGCAGTCCCCAGGGACGCCACAACGTTCTCCACGCCCGCCTGGTGACTAGCCACCACATCCATGTAGCCCTCCACCACTACAGCCCGGCCCAAACGCCTGACGGCCTCCCTGGCTAAGTTGAGAGCGTAGAGGCAGTGGCCCTTACGGAACACCGGGGTCTCCGGCGAGTTCAGGTACTTGGGTCCGCTGTCGTCCAGGGTCCTGCCGCCGAACCCGATGACCCTCCCAGACACATCCCTGATCGGGAACATGATCCTATTTCGAAAGCGGTCATAGACCCCTCCGGTAGTCCTCCGGCCAGCCAAGCCTGCCTGTAACAGCACTTCCTCACTGACCTTCTTCCTTCTTAAAGCCAGGCACATGGCGTCCCATTCACCCGGCGCGTAGCCGAGCCCAAACCGTTCAATGATCTCAGGCCTTACACCCCTGCGCTCCAAGTATGCCCTGGCCAACCCGGCTGCTTCTGACCTTTGCAGGGTAGTCCTGTAGAACCCCGCAGCCAACTCCAGGGCTTCCACCAAGGCAGCCCGCCTCCTGGATGCCGGGTCCTCGGCCTCAGGCAGGCAAACCCCAGCTGCCTCAGCCAGGTGCTCCAAGGCCTCCCGGAAACTCATGCCCTCCTTCTTCTCAAGGAAGGTGAAGACGTCTCCGCCCTCCTGGCACCCGAAACAATAAAAGAGCTGCTTCTCCGGGGACACGGTGAAAGAAGGCGTCTTCTCCGAGTGGAAAGGACAAAGCCCCAGGTAGTTCTTGCCAGCCTTCTTCAGAAGGACATGGCCGGACACCACCTCGACGATGTCGGTGCGGGCCCTGACCTGTTCCACCGCGTCTTCTCCCCAGGCCCCCCTCAAGAGAAATCACCCTTCGCACCATTTTGTCTCTTCGGCGGCAAGAGGTGTTTTCCTGCCCTCCTGCGAGGAACAAAAACACACCCTCAAGTTACCGGAGGATGGCTTCCCGCCACGTGCATTGTGATGCGCACTGACCGTCTGAGAGAAGGCCATACCCCCTTGGGCTCGGATGCTATCCTGACCCTACCCCATGGGTATTCTCCGTCCCAAGGAGTTGTCCTTCCGGACCCCGCCTCTCCTTACTCCTCAAGTCTCCAGGATCCCGGGAGGAAATGTCGCTGGTACTGCGCCACTGCGAACCTGTCGGTCATCCCTGCGACGTAGTCGGTAACAGCATTGTCAAGGTCGCTGTCTGACTCCTCCGGCAGGAGCCCGGGATTGTCCCGGTAGTACCAGTACAGGCGCTTCAGCAACCTCTTGGCTTTGTCCTCCTCCCGCTTGGCTGCGGAACCCACGTATACGGTGCGGAAGAGGTACTCCCTTAGCCTCCTGGTGGCCTCGCCCACAGAGGCGCTCATCGAGATGGAGTCCCGCCCCCGGCTACTGGAGATGACGTCCCTGACCATGGTGTCTATTCGCTCCGAGTGCCGGCTCCCCAGCACCTGGATGCAGTCGCGAGGCAGGTCTTCTTCTTGAAGAATGCCACCTCGCAGGGCATCGTCGATGTCGTGGTTGATGTAGGCAATCCGGTCCGATATCTTCACGGCCTTGCCCTCCAGCGTCCCCGGCTCAAGGTCGCCTGTGTGGTTAAGGATGCCGTCCCTCACCTCCCAGGTGAGATTGAGACCCTCTCCCCTCTCCAGGATATCCACCACACGCAGGCTCTGCACGTTGTGGTCGAAGGTTCGCGGGGGATCAACCTCGGCCAGGACCTCCCTCAGGGCCTCCTCTCCCCCGTGACCGAAGGGTGTGTGACCCAGGTCATGGCCCAGCGCCACTGCCTCCGTGAGGTCCTCGTTGAGCCTGAGCGCCCGGGCAATGGTCCGGGCGATCTGGGATACCTCAAGGGTATGGGTGAGACGGGTCCTGAAGTGATCCCCCTCGGGGATCACGAACACCTGTGTCTTGTGCTTAAGCCTCCTGAATGCCTTGGAGTGGATTATCCTATCCCGGTCCCTCTGGTAACAGGTCCTTACCGGGCACAAGGGCTCGGGCCTCTCCCTTCCCCGGGAGTCGCGGCTCCTCATAGCGTGAGGAGAAAGGCTCATCTCCTCAAGTTCTTCAGTGAGCTCCCTGGGCTCCAACCGGGCCCCCTC
This genomic window contains:
- the dnaG gene encoding DNA primase — translated: MEQVRARTDIVEVVSGHVLLKKAGKNYLGLCPFHSEKTPSFTVSPEKQLFYCFGCQEGGDVFTFLEKKEGMSFREALEHLAEAAGVCLPEAEDPASRRRAALVEALELAAGFYRTTLQRSEAAGLARAYLERRGVRPEIIERFGLGYAPGEWDAMCLALRRKKVSEEVLLQAGLAGRRTTGGVYDRFRNRIMFPIRDVSGRVIGFGGRTLDDSGPKYLNSPETPVFRKGHCLYALNLAREAVRRLGRAVVVEGYMDVVASHQAGVENVVASLGTALTEEQARLVLRYVEEAVMAYDADAAGEAATLRGLDVFSAMGCRVKVATLPEGQDPDDIVRQGGKEALEAVLDQALPLVEYRLARSIKGVGTKTVEGKVKVSEEMVPVLGRIRNAVERSSYIRMVAARLGVEEAALGAEVNKHRAGRHKKVLDRHNRVDNAETGKKTGGDFAGERVELDLVRLMLQYPETIPMVREHLGDGFKDSRCGAIAKALYAVEGKRSTPPALLDMLSGEEGMLLTRISVESIEYTDPLKAVRDCLATLEKRKALARLNEIQQAIRSAEADGLLPDTRLLEEYQGIVRGLKGSA
- a CDS encoding deoxyguanosinetriphosphate triphosphohydrolase, coding for MEPRELTEELEEMSLSPHAMRSRDSRGRERPEPLCPVRTCYQRDRDRIIHSKAFRRLKHKTQVFVIPEGDHFRTRLTHTLEVSQIARTIARALRLNEDLTEAVALGHDLGHTPFGHGGEEALREVLAEVDPPRTFDHNVQSLRVVDILERGEGLNLTWEVRDGILNHTGDLEPGTLEGKAVKISDRIAYINHDIDDALRGGILQEEDLPRDCIQVLGSRHSERIDTMVRDVISSSRGRDSISMSASVGEATRRLREYLFRTVYVGSAAKREEDKAKRLLKRLYWYYRDNPGLLPEESDSDLDNAVTDYVAGMTDRFAVAQYQRHFLPGSWRLEE